In a genomic window of Enterobacter asburiae:
- a CDS encoding type 1 fimbrial protein → MRNLANVLFILLVSALPLKEALALDCYLGGSGGPVEETKTISPFAIPSNAQVGEKIWESDDIKIPVTCNHNVVGGFEQEDIFAWVNPYPAASDPYYELGVTYEGMDYDATGQPNGVDTRQCLDNQNITIYTPAQIRQMGWENLICSGNPDDIHTSRTFVARLRLYVKIKAMPPHGYVSSLGDYIVVQFDGKGGVNQMSDAKNLKYHINGLQNITVLDCGATFSIFPENQEIDFGTFSARDIVNQQTRRRTFSVKTTKVQDAQCSDGFKMDSSFYTTESLTAEDTALLIGNGLQLRILNGTQPYTFNHYEEYADFTGSTLQYQQDYTAELSPVEGKAIQSGPFETVVLFKINYH, encoded by the coding sequence ATGCGAAATCTCGCTAATGTCCTGTTTATTTTGCTGGTTTCTGCACTGCCGTTAAAAGAGGCGCTGGCGCTGGACTGCTATCTGGGCGGCTCCGGCGGTCCCGTTGAGGAGACCAAAACCATCTCGCCGTTCGCCATTCCCAGCAATGCGCAGGTGGGCGAAAAAATTTGGGAATCAGATGACATCAAAATTCCGGTGACATGCAACCACAACGTTGTCGGCGGTTTTGAACAAGAAGATATCTTCGCCTGGGTAAACCCTTATCCTGCCGCATCGGATCCCTATTATGAACTGGGCGTGACCTATGAAGGGATGGATTACGATGCAACCGGCCAGCCTAACGGCGTCGATACCCGCCAGTGTCTGGACAACCAAAACATCACGATTTATACCCCGGCGCAGATCCGGCAGATGGGCTGGGAAAACCTGATCTGCTCCGGTAACCCGGACGATATCCATACCTCGCGCACCTTTGTTGCTCGCCTGCGCTTATACGTCAAAATCAAAGCGATGCCGCCCCACGGCTACGTCAGCTCCCTGGGCGATTACATCGTTGTCCAGTTTGACGGAAAAGGCGGCGTGAACCAGATGTCGGACGCGAAAAACCTCAAATATCACATCAACGGTCTGCAAAACATTACCGTGCTGGATTGTGGGGCGACGTTCAGTATTTTCCCGGAGAATCAGGAGATTGATTTTGGCACCTTCAGCGCGCGCGATATTGTGAATCAGCAGACGCGTAGACGAACCTTTTCGGTGAAGACGACGAAGGTGCAGGATGCACAATGTTCAGATGGGTTCAAAATGGATTCGTCGTTCTATACTACGGAATCGCTCACCGCTGAGGACACGGCATTACTTATTGGGAATGGCTTGCAGTTGAGAATACTCAACGGCACTCAGCCCTACACCTTTAACCACTATGAAGAATATGCCGATTTTACGGGCAGCACGCTGCAATATCAGCAGGATTACACCGCAGAGTTGTCACCCGTAGAAGGAAAAGCTATCCAGTCCGGTCCTTTCGAAACCGTGGTGTTATTCAAAATTAACTATCATTAG
- a CDS encoding fimbrial biogenesis outer membrane usher protein — MTYKLQKTIIIASLLMTKFTYATEFNINAIDKDQRGSVDLSLFKDEIAVIPGSYFVTVSINDVPLANGWQLNWKAFNDSVQVCIPSELADTFALKDDIRNALPEKDGCIDFTSRPDITFTFEQTTQTLKVTVPQAWLQYRAADWMPPSTWDNGVPGVLLDYNLFASHYQPNNGSASDNANTYGTAGANMGPWRLRSDYQYSQTHTDAGSEHDGRFSRVYMFRPLPSLGAKLTLGETDFQSAIFDAFTYTGASLISDERMLPWSLRGYAPQIIGIAQTNATVTVSLADRVIYQSKVPPGPFVIQDLNQSVQGTLDVKVTEEDGRVSTFQVSAESVPFLTRKGQVRYKLAAGKARKDASHDVEDNAFMSGELSWGMLSQTSLYGGSLADGDRYRSVAAGIGQNMEYLGALSFDVTQATSRLPNQNSQTGYSYRFNYSKRFDTTGSQLTLASYRYSDPQFLSYARFLDDDDNDRQSEKQTLSVTASQYISALSLNLYVNMLRQTWWNDTPSTTGSVTAGYNFDIGRWKNLGVTVSWSKTHYEDEDDDTQFYLSLSVPLDPDHRLNYDLRNGDSLSQNVSWYDTSDRNNTWGVSAGTESEKSDAGAQVSGNYQHYSPYGDLNLSGSYKANEYNSLSASWNGSFTSTAKGAALHRRSYGNEPRVMVSTDGVGNIPLNMSRDETNRFGIGVLPSISSYSPSSVQVNMNNLPDGVDVDTRVVTSTWTEGAIGYRQIATRAGNDITGILRTPSGAPPLGAIVRLLDNDRQIGMVADDGHVWLGAVEPEQQFRVTWGDNQQCRFALPSQLENSMQLILPCQ; from the coding sequence ATGACATATAAATTACAAAAAACAATCATCATTGCGTCCCTGTTAATGACGAAATTCACCTACGCCACTGAATTTAATATCAATGCCATTGATAAAGACCAGCGAGGCAGCGTCGATCTTTCTCTTTTTAAAGATGAAATAGCCGTCATACCCGGAAGCTATTTTGTTACCGTTTCTATTAATGACGTTCCACTGGCGAACGGATGGCAGCTTAACTGGAAAGCGTTTAATGATTCAGTACAGGTATGTATTCCGTCTGAACTGGCTGATACCTTTGCACTAAAAGATGATATTCGTAACGCTTTACCCGAAAAAGACGGATGCATTGATTTCACCTCCCGGCCCGATATTACCTTTACGTTTGAGCAAACAACCCAAACGTTAAAAGTTACCGTTCCGCAGGCATGGCTGCAGTATCGTGCCGCTGACTGGATGCCTCCCTCCACATGGGACAACGGCGTGCCGGGCGTATTGCTGGATTACAACCTGTTCGCCAGCCATTACCAGCCCAATAACGGATCGGCCTCGGATAACGCCAACACCTACGGGACCGCCGGTGCCAATATGGGGCCATGGCGGTTGCGCAGCGATTATCAGTACTCACAAACGCATACTGACGCCGGCTCTGAACATGACGGACGTTTTTCCCGTGTTTACATGTTCCGCCCCTTGCCTTCACTCGGGGCGAAGTTGACCCTTGGCGAAACGGATTTTCAGTCTGCCATTTTTGATGCGTTTACCTATACCGGCGCCTCCCTGATCAGCGATGAACGCATGCTACCATGGTCCCTGCGGGGTTACGCGCCACAAATTATCGGGATTGCGCAAACCAACGCGACGGTCACGGTCAGCCTGGCCGATCGCGTGATCTATCAAAGTAAAGTTCCGCCGGGACCGTTTGTTATTCAGGATCTTAACCAGTCGGTACAGGGCACGCTGGACGTCAAGGTGACAGAAGAGGATGGGCGCGTCAGCACCTTCCAGGTCTCGGCAGAATCGGTGCCGTTTTTAACGCGTAAAGGTCAGGTTCGCTATAAGCTGGCGGCCGGAAAAGCGCGAAAAGACGCGTCTCATGACGTTGAAGATAACGCCTTTATGAGCGGTGAATTATCCTGGGGTATGCTGTCACAAACCTCCCTTTATGGCGGTTCGCTCGCCGATGGCGATCGTTACCGGTCCGTTGCCGCCGGGATCGGACAAAATATGGAGTACCTGGGCGCCCTCTCTTTTGACGTGACGCAGGCGACCAGCCGGTTGCCCAATCAGAATAGCCAGACAGGTTACAGCTACCGCTTTAACTACAGTAAACGTTTCGATACCACCGGTAGCCAGCTTACGCTCGCCAGCTATCGCTACTCAGACCCGCAGTTTCTCAGCTACGCCCGTTTTCTGGATGATGACGATAATGACCGCCAGTCAGAAAAACAGACGCTCAGCGTGACGGCAAGCCAGTACATTTCAGCGCTATCGCTCAACCTCTATGTCAACATGCTGCGTCAAACCTGGTGGAATGACACCCCCTCAACAACGGGCAGCGTGACAGCAGGCTATAACTTTGACATTGGTCGCTGGAAAAACCTGGGCGTCACCGTGTCGTGGAGTAAAACGCACTATGAAGACGAAGACGACGATACGCAGTTCTACCTCTCACTGAGCGTACCGCTCGACCCCGATCATCGTCTGAATTACGACCTGCGTAACGGCGACAGTCTGAGCCAGAACGTTTCGTGGTATGACACATCAGACCGCAACAATACCTGGGGTGTTTCCGCAGGTACCGAGAGCGAGAAATCAGATGCCGGCGCGCAGGTGAGCGGTAACTATCAACATTATTCTCCATATGGCGACCTGAATCTCTCCGGGAGTTATAAGGCTAATGAATACAACTCCCTGAGTGCCAGCTGGAATGGCTCCTTCACCTCAACGGCCAAAGGCGCTGCGCTGCATCGTCGCAGCTACGGTAACGAGCCGCGTGTGATGGTCAGTACCGACGGCGTAGGCAACATCCCGCTGAACATGTCGCGGGATGAAACCAACCGCTTTGGCATTGGCGTTTTACCGTCCATTTCCAGCTATTCGCCCTCCAGCGTGCAGGTCAATATGAACAATCTGCCCGACGGCGTAGACGTGGACACCCGCGTTGTGACTTCAACCTGGACAGAGGGCGCCATCGGGTACCGTCAAATTGCAACCCGCGCAGGCAACGATATTACAGGCATCTTACGTACGCCGTCCGGCGCGCCGCCGCTGGGGGCGATTGTTCGCCTGCTGGATAACGATCGACAGATTGGAATGGTCGCCGATGATGGCCACGTCTGGCTGGGCGCCGTAGAGCCAGAACAGCAGTTCCGCGTAACGTGGGGAGACAATCAGCAGTGTCGCTTCGCGTTACCTTCACAACTCGAAAACAGTATGCAGTTGATACTGCCATGTCAGTAA
- the ygiD gene encoding 4,5-DOPA dioxygenase extradiol: MSSSRMPALFLGHGSPMNVLEDNVYTRTWRHLGETLPRPKAIVVVSAHWFTRGTGVTAMKAPKTIHDFGGFPQALYDTHYPAPGSPELAQKLVDLLAPVPVTLDKEAWGFDHGSWGVLIKMYPDADIPMVQLSIDSTKPAAWHLEMGRKLTNLRDEGIMLVASGNVVHNLRTARWHGENTPYPWAAAFNDYVKANLTWQGPVEEHPLVNYLDHEGGSLSNPTPEHFLPLLYVLGAWDGQEPVTIPVDGIEMGSLSMLSVQVG; encoded by the coding sequence ATGTCTTCTTCCCGTATGCCGGCCCTGTTTTTAGGCCACGGTAGCCCAATGAACGTTCTGGAAGACAACGTCTATACCCGTACCTGGCGTCATCTGGGCGAGACGCTGCCGCGACCGAAGGCGATTGTGGTGGTGTCTGCGCACTGGTTCACCCGTGGCACTGGCGTGACCGCCATGAAAGCACCAAAGACCATTCATGATTTCGGCGGCTTCCCGCAGGCGCTGTACGATACGCATTATCCGGCTCCAGGATCGCCTGAGCTGGCGCAAAAGCTGGTGGATTTGCTGGCTCCTGTCCCGGTCACGCTGGATAAAGAAGCCTGGGGCTTTGACCACGGCTCGTGGGGCGTGCTGATAAAAATGTACCCCGATGCGGATATCCCGATGGTGCAGTTGAGCATCGATAGCACTAAACCGGCAGCCTGGCATCTGGAGATGGGCCGCAAGCTGACGAACCTGCGTGATGAAGGCATCATGCTGGTGGCAAGCGGCAACGTGGTGCATAACCTGCGCACGGCGCGCTGGCACGGTGAGAATACGCCTTACCCGTGGGCGGCCGCTTTTAACGACTACGTCAAAGCGAATCTGACCTGGCAAGGCCCGGTTGAGGAGCATCCGCTGGTGAACTATCTGGATCACGAAGGCGGTTCGCTTTCTAACCCGACGCCGGAACACTTCCTGCCGCTGCTTTATGTTCTGGGCGCATGGGACGGTCAGGAGCCGGTTACTATTCCGGTTGACGGCATTGAGATGGGCAGTTTGAGTATGCTGTCGGTGCAGGTGGGATAA
- the ribB gene encoding 3,4-dihydroxy-2-butanone-4-phosphate synthase, with translation MNQTLLSSFGTSIQRVEHALDALREGRGVMVLDDENRENEGDMIFAAENMTVEQMALTIRHGSGIVCLCITEDRRQQLDLPMMVENNTSAFGTGFTVTIEAAHGVTTGVSAADRLTTVRAAIADDAKPSDLHRPGHVFPLRAQPGGVLTRGGHTEATIDLVTLAGFKPAGVLCELTNDDGTMARAPECITFARLHNMPVVTIEDLVEYRQAHERKAS, from the coding sequence ATGAATCAGACGCTACTTTCCTCTTTTGGCACTTCAATTCAACGTGTTGAACATGCACTGGATGCACTGCGCGAAGGCCGCGGTGTGATGGTGCTTGACGATGAAAACCGTGAAAACGAAGGCGACATGATTTTTGCCGCCGAAAACATGACCGTTGAGCAGATGGCGCTGACCATCCGTCACGGCAGCGGCATCGTATGCCTGTGTATTACCGAAGACCGCCGCCAGCAGCTCGATCTGCCGATGATGGTTGAAAACAACACCAGCGCCTTCGGAACCGGCTTTACCGTGACCATTGAAGCGGCCCATGGCGTGACTACCGGTGTGTCGGCGGCTGACCGTCTGACGACCGTGCGTGCAGCGATTGCCGATGACGCAAAACCATCCGATCTCCATCGTCCAGGCCACGTCTTCCCGCTGCGTGCGCAGCCGGGAGGCGTGCTGACCCGTGGTGGCCACACCGAAGCGACCATCGATCTGGTGACGCTGGCTGGCTTCAAACCGGCTGGCGTACTGTGCGAACTCACCAATGATGACGGCACCATGGCGCGCGCGCCGGAGTGCATCACCTTTGCGCGTCTGCACAACATGCCGGTGGTGACGATTGAAGATCTGGTGGAGTACCGCCAGGCGCACGAGCGCAAAGCCAGCTGA
- a CDS encoding DUF1190 family protein codes for MKRTKTINHASFRKSWNARHLTPVALAVTAVFMLAGCEKNDETVSLYQNADDCSAATGQAAECKTAYTNALKEAERTAPKYASREDCVAEFGEGQCQQTPAQAGTAPENQAQAQSSGSFWMPLMAGYMMGRLMGGGAGYQQQPLFSSKNPASPAYGQYTDASGKGYGAATPGRTVTVPKTAMAPKPATTSTITRGGFGESVAKQTSMQRSATGTSTRSMGG; via the coding sequence ATGAAACGGACAAAAACGATCAATCACGCGTCGTTCCGCAAAAGCTGGAACGCACGTCACCTCACCCCTGTTGCGCTGGCAGTAACCGCTGTCTTTATGCTGGCAGGCTGTGAGAAAAACGACGAAACGGTATCGCTGTATCAAAACGCGGACGACTGCTCTGCCGCAACCGGCCAGGCAGCAGAATGTAAAACCGCCTACACCAACGCGCTGAAAGAAGCGGAACGCACCGCGCCAAAATACGCCTCACGCGAAGACTGCGTGGCGGAATTTGGTGAAGGTCAGTGTCAGCAGACACCGGCTCAGGCAGGTACTGCGCCGGAAAATCAGGCGCAGGCGCAGTCCAGCGGCAGCTTCTGGATGCCACTAATGGCAGGCTACATGATGGGCCGCCTGATGGGTGGCGGTGCGGGCTATCAGCAGCAACCGCTGTTTAGCTCGAAAAACCCGGCCAGCCCGGCTTATGGTCAATATACCGATGCCAGTGGCAAAGGCTACGGCGCAGCGACGCCGGGCCGCACCGTGACCGTTCCGAAAACCGCGATGGCGCCGAAGCCTGCAACCACCAGCACCATCACCCGCGGTGGGTTCGGTGAGTCTGTGGCGAAACAGACCAGCATGCAGCGTAGTGCAACAGGCACTTCTACTCGCTCAATGGGCGGCTGA
- a CDS encoding glutathionylspermidine synthase family protein: MERVGITERPDWREKATEYGFNFHTMYGEPYWCEDAYYKLTLDQVEKLEEVTAELHQMCLKVVEKVIDSDALMTKFRIPKHTWSFVRQSWKTNQPSLYSRLDLAWDGMGEPKLLENNADTPTSLYEAAFFQWIWLEDQMNAGNLPEGSDQFNSLQEKLIERFAELREQFGFNLLHLACCRDTEEDRGTVQYLQDCAAEAEVATEFLYIEDIGLGEKGQFTDMQDQVISNLFKLYPWEYMLREMFSTKLEDAGVRWLEPAWKSIISNKALLPMLWEMFPNHPNLLPAYFAEDDFPPMEKYVVKPIFSREGANVSIIENGKTLEAVEGPYGEEGMIVQEFWQLPKFGDSYTLIGSWLINDRPAGIGIREDRALITQDLSRFYPHIFVE, from the coding sequence ATGGAACGAGTCGGTATTACCGAGCGCCCGGACTGGCGCGAAAAAGCCACCGAATACGGTTTTAACTTTCACACCATGTACGGGGAGCCGTACTGGTGTGAAGATGCTTACTACAAACTGACGCTCGACCAGGTGGAAAAACTGGAAGAGGTGACGGCCGAGCTGCACCAGATGTGCCTGAAGGTTGTGGAAAAAGTCATCGACAGCGACGCGCTGATGACCAAATTCCGTATTCCGAAGCACACCTGGAGTTTCGTCCGGCAGTCGTGGAAAACAAATCAGCCCTCGCTTTACTCTCGCCTCGATCTGGCGTGGGACGGCATGGGTGAACCGAAGCTGTTAGAAAACAACGCAGATACGCCAACCTCCCTTTATGAAGCGGCGTTCTTCCAGTGGATTTGGCTGGAAGATCAGATGAACGCCGGAAACCTGCCGGAAGGCAGCGACCAGTTCAACAGCCTGCAGGAAAAGCTGATTGAGCGTTTTGCCGAGCTGCGGGAGCAGTTTGGCTTCAACCTGCTGCATCTTGCCTGCTGCCGCGACACGGAAGAAGACCGTGGTACGGTTCAGTATCTGCAGGACTGCGCTGCTGAAGCTGAAGTGGCGACCGAGTTCCTCTATATCGAGGATATCGGCCTGGGGGAAAAAGGTCAGTTTACGGATATGCAGGATCAGGTGATCAGCAACCTGTTCAAGCTCTATCCGTGGGAATACATGCTGCGCGAAATGTTCTCCACCAAGCTGGAAGACGCGGGCGTGCGCTGGCTGGAACCGGCATGGAAGAGCATTATCTCTAATAAAGCCCTGCTGCCGATGCTGTGGGAGATGTTCCCGAACCATCCTAACCTGCTGCCAGCTTATTTTGCGGAAGATGATTTCCCGCCGATGGAAAAATACGTCGTTAAGCCGATTTTTTCCCGCGAAGGGGCGAACGTCTCAATTATCGAAAACGGTAAAACGCTGGAAGCGGTTGAAGGACCGTACGGCGAAGAAGGAATGATCGTCCAGGAATTCTGGCAACTGCCGAAGTTTGGCGACAGCTATACGCTGATTGGCAGCTGGCTCATCAACGATCGGCCCGCCGGGATTGGCATTCGCGAAGACCGCGCGCTGATCACCCAGGATCTGTCGCGGTTTTATCCGCATATCTTTGTGGAGTAA
- a CDS encoding fimbrial protein, which translates to MYMGKKVLLAVAMAAIVSSSAFAEEQGSGKIKFKGVVIDAPCSIAPDSVDKEVDLGEVTTAVINANKKSTAVPVDINLENCQLDDPADETDTPITKVDVTFTSAATDATDTSLMTNTYASGAQNVGVRLLDNAESNITLGAANEVDLLAGSTTQTLHFKALMEVPAGKTATAGQVEATANYVLMYK; encoded by the coding sequence ATGTATATGGGTAAAAAAGTACTGTTAGCGGTTGCGATGGCTGCCATTGTATCGAGTTCTGCCTTCGCGGAAGAACAGGGTTCCGGCAAAATTAAATTTAAAGGCGTGGTTATTGATGCACCATGCAGCATTGCACCGGACAGCGTTGACAAAGAAGTTGACCTGGGTGAAGTGACCACTGCCGTTATTAATGCCAACAAAAAGTCTACTGCTGTTCCGGTTGATATTAACCTGGAAAACTGCCAGCTTGACGATCCTGCTGATGAGACCGACACGCCAATTACCAAAGTCGATGTCACCTTCACCAGCGCAGCAACAGACGCGACTGACACCAGTCTCATGACCAACACCTATGCCAGCGGCGCACAGAACGTGGGCGTTCGTTTGCTGGATAACGCCGAATCCAACATCACGCTGGGCGCGGCTAATGAAGTTGATCTGCTGGCAGGCTCCACTACTCAAACGCTGCACTTTAAAGCGTTAATGGAAGTGCCTGCAGGTAAAACCGCGACTGCCGGCCAGGTAGAAGCCACCGCCAACTATGTGCTGATGTACAAATAA
- the tolC gene encoding outer membrane channel protein TolC translates to MKKLLPILIGLSLTGFSAMSQAENLLQVYQQARLGNPDLRKSAADRDAAFEKINEARSPLLPQLGLGADYTYSNGFRDANGVNSNATSASLQLTQTLFDMSKWRALTLQEKSAGIQDVTYQTDQQTLILNTATAYFNVLSAIDALSYTEAQKQAIYRQLDQTTQRFNVGLVAITDVQNARSQYDTVLANEVTARNNLDNALESLRQVTGNYYPELASLNVDSFKTDKPQAVNALLKEAENRNLTLLQARLSQDLAREQIRQAQDGHLPTLSLSASTGVSDTTYSGSKTNSAQYDDSNMGQNKVGLSFSLPLYQGGMVNSQVKQAQYNFVGASEQLESAHRNVVQTVRSSFNNVNASISSINAYKQAVVSAQSSLDAMEAGYSVGTRTIVDVLDATTTLYNAKQQLSSARYQYLINQLNIKQALGTLNEQDLQMLNSALGKPVSTSPDSVAPENPEQVAAVDNFNANGSEPAAQPAAARTTTTSASKGSNPFRN, encoded by the coding sequence ATGAAGAAATTGCTCCCCATCCTTATCGGCCTGAGCCTGACGGGCTTCAGTGCAATGAGCCAGGCGGAAAACCTGTTACAGGTCTACCAGCAGGCACGTCTGGGCAACCCTGATTTACGTAAATCAGCGGCCGATCGTGATGCTGCGTTTGAAAAGATTAACGAAGCGCGTAGCCCACTGCTGCCGCAGTTAGGTTTAGGTGCAGATTATACCTACAGCAACGGTTTCCGCGACGCTAACGGCGTTAACTCCAATGCTACCAGCGCCTCACTGCAATTAACACAGACGCTGTTTGATATGTCCAAATGGCGCGCCCTGACCCTGCAGGAAAAGAGCGCGGGCATCCAGGATGTGACCTATCAGACCGACCAGCAGACTCTGATCCTGAATACTGCAACCGCGTACTTCAACGTGCTGAGCGCCATTGACGCGCTCTCCTACACCGAAGCGCAGAAACAGGCGATCTACCGCCAGTTAGATCAAACCACCCAGCGCTTCAACGTGGGTCTGGTGGCGATCACCGACGTACAGAACGCCCGTTCACAGTACGACACCGTGCTGGCTAACGAAGTGACCGCGCGTAACAACCTCGACAACGCGCTGGAATCCCTGCGTCAGGTGACCGGAAATTACTACCCTGAGCTGGCGTCCCTGAACGTGGACAGCTTCAAAACGGATAAGCCGCAGGCCGTTAACGCCCTGCTGAAAGAGGCGGAAAACCGCAACCTGACGTTGCTGCAGGCGCGTCTGAGCCAGGACCTGGCCCGCGAGCAAATCCGTCAGGCGCAGGATGGCCATCTGCCAACTCTGAGCCTGAGCGCGTCGACCGGCGTCTCTGATACCACCTATAGCGGCTCTAAGACCAACTCCGCTCAGTATGACGACAGCAATATGGGTCAGAACAAAGTGGGCCTGAGCTTCTCCCTGCCGCTGTATCAGGGCGGGATGGTTAATTCCCAGGTGAAACAGGCGCAGTACAACTTTGTTGGCGCGAGCGAGCAGCTGGAAAGCGCGCACCGCAACGTGGTGCAGACCGTTCGCTCCTCCTTCAACAACGTCAACGCCTCCATCAGCAGCATCAATGCCTATAAACAGGCCGTGGTGTCTGCACAGAGCTCCCTGGACGCGATGGAAGCCGGTTACTCCGTGGGTACCCGCACCATCGTTGACGTTCTCGACGCGACCACCACGCTGTACAACGCGAAGCAGCAACTCTCAAGCGCGCGTTACCAGTACCTGATTAACCAGCTGAACATCAAGCAGGCGCTCGGTACGCTGAACGAGCAGGATCTGCAGATGCTGAACAGCGCGCTGGGCAAACCGGTCTCCACCTCTCCGGACAGCGTTGCGCCGGAGAACCCGGAGCAGGTTGCCGCCGTTGATAACTTCAACGCTAACGGCAGCGAGCCTGCTGCACAGCCAGCGGCAGCGCGTACTACTACTACGTCCGCCAGCAAAGGCTCTAACCCGTTCCGTAACTAA
- a CDS encoding molecular chaperone, translating into MKFTLLKNLCLMLIGTAFASHAAVNLDRTRIVFPESDKASSLKIENQSKALPYLALSWIEDEKGRKEDTHFMALPPIQRIEAGSASQVRIVKQAATGQLPKDRESLFYFNLREVPPKSTSASEERSVMQVAMQSRIKLFWRPKAITKKPGEQAEMRMEISATAKGLTIHNPTPYYITLAWLSKNAKTMLPGFDSLMLAPFATATTSTGDYHGNYYSIGYIDDYGALKKVDVQCVGTAQCKLTERKIEKDAKSR; encoded by the coding sequence ATGAAATTCACCCTACTTAAAAACCTGTGCCTGATGCTTATCGGCACCGCATTTGCCAGCCACGCAGCCGTTAACCTGGACCGCACGCGCATTGTCTTCCCGGAAAGCGACAAGGCCAGCAGCCTGAAGATAGAAAACCAGAGCAAAGCGCTACCCTATCTGGCGCTCTCCTGGATTGAAGATGAGAAAGGCCGCAAGGAGGATACGCACTTCATGGCGCTGCCTCCGATTCAACGCATTGAAGCGGGCTCCGCGTCGCAGGTCAGGATCGTTAAGCAAGCGGCCACCGGCCAGTTGCCAAAAGACAGGGAATCCCTGTTCTATTTCAACCTGCGCGAAGTGCCGCCAAAAAGCACCAGCGCCAGCGAAGAGCGCAGCGTCATGCAGGTGGCGATGCAGAGCAGGATCAAACTGTTCTGGCGTCCTAAAGCAATTACCAAAAAGCCCGGCGAGCAGGCAGAAATGCGGATGGAAATTTCAGCCACCGCGAAAGGGCTGACTATACATAACCCGACGCCGTACTACATCACCCTGGCCTGGCTCAGTAAGAATGCCAAAACCATGCTGCCGGGCTTTGACAGCCTGATGCTTGCACCCTTCGCAACGGCAACAACCTCTACCGGTGACTACCACGGTAATTATTACAGCATCGGCTATATCGACGATTACGGTGCGTTGAAAAAGGTCGACGTGCAGTGCGTGGGTACAGCGCAGTGCAAACTTACCGAACGGAAGATCGAAAAAGATGCGAAATCTCGCTAA